A stretch of Anoplolepis gracilipes chromosome 12, ASM4749672v1, whole genome shotgun sequence DNA encodes these proteins:
- the Dctn1-p150 gene encoding dynactin subunit 1 isoform X2, protein MSFKIGQRVEVPVKECQGVIAYVGHPAFASGKWIGVILDEPKGKNNGTVKGQMYFRCAENHGMFARQTQLILLDDAGNRTEPISPSSAGSNATTPDDSAARARSRLNSISMRRRNEPTAVRRKTSPANVTRQQSDKLSGSRLSLTGSRTLLSTASTESLTGSLHERRDGGESSIPAPTTASKRASFIETGFVETLKPQFVPGQVMAGSAAAATLVEEKLSHLQLVQENDNLKSQVRDLTEKVETLRVKRMQDKERMKDFEKTKLQLEQLLEFKAKVMESQASLQRELQRARQETREAHAAREQYQEEMSDLAETVEMATLDKEMAEEKAETLQIELEQLKEKLEEQTLDLEILRTEMSERAGGGGSATGVSNYEVKQLEQQNNRLRETLVKMRDLSAHEKHEFQKLQKDMDQKKSEILELGRTKEKLSARVEEMEHQIADLQEQVDAALGAEEMVEMLGEKKMALEEKVAELEEAVADLEALQDMSDQLAESSKELELELREELDLALGATRDAQRHRDAALETLADRELTITKFRELTHQLQEQCLQLQQRVQSTESTKTNVRGADQQLAEILDFQKTFAETRAQTKAVDLELRRLDADEARHHVRYLLSFMPPAFLARGGDHDAILTLLLIPRMTQKTEILISQVREKYRSIEKIDRASVVRGHSVAQYSFRSRLCSHMYALQTTLSCFESALNSCNPEMLLKVGAAYPEMAAQEKSLDSLIELAKRDQLDENLPMDAIEKCCTYFATMFSVLFGESTTINQARLIVNGTRTLSNTCDAIATDATAIKALIQGEGGDIGLLCQHVETTCEVIQQHLKSARRRVPRDQAGPAFSVGANLGLDKDCNEQFSTCYQHGVKIMKTLKYLLKSALQAITENGDLDTGLTADKLKEMAATSSERVYDTEDLGPVATIKASLTVIQQLAANLAQKMAECENELAISGQTQSQQQSKDSELIMPIVSRASAVRKEAEETKILSRKLEARDSDIREARLALREKQEELSEMTLRKELAEKRFATQQHEHEMNVEKLKRKMEEAQNQLKRKEKEFEETMDHLQTDIDSLETEKGQLKEKLKSIGKKPISVSCGADSMTGSTSITSTLDNKYYVQEIHALKEALNNEHQQKKKILCDVLRQKLDSLEPLSSPAHFKSLDSTIQELRKKTTDLVKDVEKTLVYPTVPDLRRKVPETSYHYLLERRRNIMQLKARADELAAQVRREAIKRTPGGRAEANFAVYPNREMAAAMQERKLLAAEIKIPYNGPEKSFSVNVGPQELRKIHTLLYY, encoded by the exons ATGTCATTCAAAATTGGCCAACGTGTCGAGGTACCCGTGAAGGAATGTCAAGGCGTGATAGCCTACGTTGGCCACCCGGCCTTTGCATCGGGGAAATGGATCGGCGTGATACTCGACGAGCCAAAAGGAAAAAACAATGGTACTGTCAAAGGCCAGATGTACTTCAGG TGTGCAGAAAATCATGGTATGTTTGCACGCCAAACCCAACTTATTCTATTGGATGATGCTGGTAATAGGACGGAACCTATCAGTCCATCATCGGCAGGTAGCAATGCCACAACACCTGATGACAGTGCTGCTAGAGCGAGGAGTCGCCTAAATAG CATTAGTATGCGTCGAAGGAATGAGCCTACAGC TGTGCGGAGAAAAACATCTCCTGCGAATGTTACTCGTCAGCAATCTGACAAACTTTCTGg ttcTCGATTATCCTTGACTGGAAGTAGAACATTATTAAGTACTGCAAGCACAGAAAGTCTAACTGGATCACTGCATGAACGTAGAGACGGTGGCGAATCGTCAATTCCAGCACCAACTACAGCTTCAAAGCGTGCCTCTTTTATTGAG ACAGGTTTTGTAGAAACGTTGAAACCGCAATTCGTACCCGGTCAGGTGATGGCGGGTTCGGCAGCGGCTGCAACTCTAgtggaagaaaaattatcacatTTACAACTTGTACAAGAAAATGATAACTTAAAATCTCAG gtACGTGATCTTACTGAGAAAGTAGAAACGCTACGTGTAAAACGAATGCAAGACAAGGAAAGAATGAAAGATTTCGAAAAAACGAAACTTCAACTCGAACAGCTTCTTGAATTCAAAGCTAAAGTCATGGAAAGTCAA GCAAGTCTTCAGAGAGAACTTCAACGAGCTCGACAAGAAACCAGAGAAGCTCACGCAGCGAGAGAACAATATCAAGAAGAAATGTCGGATCTTGCAGAGACAGTGGAAATGGCTACGTTAGATAAAGAAATGGCCGAAGAAAAGGCTGAAACTCTTCAAATCGAATTAGAGCAACTCAAGGAAAAGTTGGAGGAACAAACATTGGATCTGGAAATATTACGCACAGAAATGTCCGAACGG GCAGGCGGCGGCGGATCGGCCACAGGAGTTTCTAACTACGAGGTGAAGCAATTGGAACAGCAGAACAATAGATTGCGTGAAACGCTCGTGAAAATGCGTGATTTGTCGGCGCACGAGAAACACGAATTCCAGAAACTGCAAAAGGACATGGATCAGAAGAAGTCTGAAATTTTGGAATTAGGTCGTACGAAAGAGAAGTTGTCGGCGCGTGTCGAAGAGATGGAACATCAGATAGCGGATCTACAGgaacaa GTCGATGCAGCATTAGGTGCGGAAGAAATGGTTGAAATGCTAGGCGAGAAGAAAATGGCGTTGGAGGAGAAAGTAGCTGAGCTAGAAGAAGCTGTCGCGGATTTGGAAGCTTTGCAG GATATGTCCGATCAACTGGCCGAATCGTCCAAAGAGCTAGAGCTGGAGCTTCGTGAAGAGTTGGATCTCGCTCTTGGAGCAACTCGCGACGCTCAGAGGCATCGAGACGCTGCGCTAGAGACGCTCGCGGATCGCGAATTAACCATCACCAAGTTCCGCGAACTCACGCATCAATTACAAGAGCAGTGTTTGCAGTTGCAACAACGAGTTCAGTCAACAGAGTCTACCAAGACTAATGTTCGAG gTGCGGATCAACAACTTGCGGAGATACTAGATTTCCAGAAAACATTCGCCGAAACCCGAGCGCAAACCAAGGCGGTCGATCTCGAGCTGCGTCGATTGGACGCTGATGAAGCGCGGCACCACGTGCGCTATTTATTGTCTTTCATGCCTCCAGCATTCTTGGCCCGCGGTGGAGATCACGACGCAATATTAACGCTCTTATTGATACCGAGAATGACGCAGAAAACAGAGATATTGATTTCACAAGTTCGAGAGAAATACAGATCTATCGAGAAAATAGATAG GGCTTCGGTAGTGAGAGGTCATTCGGTAGCGCAATACTCGTTCAGATCTCGTTTATGTTCGCATATGTACGCCTTACAAACGACTTTGAGCTGCTTCGAATCGGCTTTGAATTCATGTAACCCGGAAATGTTACTTAAAGTGGGCGCGGCTTATCCGGAAATGGCTGCACAAGAAAAATCCTTAGATTCGTTGATCGAACTGGCTAAGAGAGATCAGTTAGACGAGAATTTGCCGATGGACGCGATCGAAAAATGTTGCACCTACTTTGCCACGATGTTCTCTGTGCTCTTCGGTGAAAGCACGACTATCAATCAAGCCCGTTTAATAGTCAATGGTACAAGAACATTGAGTAACACGTGCGACGCCATCGCCACTGATGCTACGGCAATCAAAGCGCTGATACAAGGAGAGGGTGGTGATATAG GTTTGCTCTGTCAACATGTCGAAACTACATGCGAGGTAATCCAACAACACTTGAAGTCAGCTAGAAGACGAGTACCACGGGATCAAGCTGGTCCAGCATTTTCCGTAGGCGCCAATTTAGGATTAGATAAAGATTGCAACGAACAATTTTCGACGTGTTATCAGCATGGCGTGAAAATTATGAAGACTCTTAAATATCTATTGAAAAGCGCTCTGCAAGCTATTACCGAAAATGGCG ATTTGGATACAGGACTCACTGCTGATAAGTTGAAGGAAATGGCCGCGACGTCCAGTGAAAGGGTGTACGATACGGAAGATCTAGGACCTGTGGCCACTATCAAGGCTAGCTTGACGGTAATACAGCAATTGGCGGCGAATCTCGCGCAAAAGATGGCTGAATGTGAAAATGAATTGGCCATAAGTGGACAAACACAGAGTCAGCAACAATCTAAGGACAGTGAGTTAATAATGCCAATTGTATCTAGAGCGAGTGCAGTGAGAAAAGAGGCAGAAGAAACGAAAATACTCAGCAG AAAACTCGAAGCAAGGGATAGCGATATACGCGAAGCGAGATTAGCTCTGCGGGAGAAGCAAGAGgaattatccgagatgacgCTGCGAAAGGAATTGGCCGAAAAACGTTTCGCGACGCAACAGCACGAACACGAGATGAACGTCGAGAAgttgaagagaaaaatggaAGAGGCACAAAATCAATTGAAACGcaag gaAAAAGAATTCGAAGAGACAATGGACCATCTTCAAACCGACATCGACAGTCTGGAAACGGAGAAAGGgcaattgaaagaaaaattaaagtcaaTTGGCAAGAAACCGATATCGGTGTCTTGTGGAGCTGATAGTATGACAGGAAGCACTTCAATAACTAGCACTTtggacaataaatattatgtacaagAAATACACGCTCTTAAGGAAGCTTTGAATAACGAGCACcagcagaaaaagaaaatattgtgcGACGTTTTGCGTCAAAAGCTAGATAGTTTAGAGCCATTGTCGTCACCAGCACATTTCAAATCTCTAGATTCAACAATTCAAGAATTGCGAAAGAAGACTACCGATCTCGTTAAG GATGTCGAGAAAACTCTAGTTTATCCGACAGTTCCCGATCTGCGGCGTAAGGTGCCTGAAACGTCTTATCATTACTTATTAGAACGGCGAAGAAACATCATGCAGTTGAAGGCACGAGCTGACGAGTTAGCT GCCCAAGTACGTCGCGAGGCTATTAAACGCACGCCCGGTGGAAGAGCAGAAGCGAATTTCGCCGTGTATCCGAATCGCGAGATGGCAGCGGCAATGCAGGAACGCAAATTACTCGCCGCCGAAATAAAGATCCCTTACAACGGTCCGGAAAAATCCTTTTCTGTTAACGTAGGACCTCAAGAACTTAGGAAAATTCACACTCTACTCTATTATTGA